The region ACGCAGATTATATAATCCGACCTGAATCAAATTTCAGAACAGACGGAGGAGGTGCCTATGGCATTGAATATTCGTCCTTTGCACGATCGGGTCGTTGTCAAGCGATTAGAGGAGCAGGAGCAGGTTCGGGGTGGCATCATCATCCCCGATACAGCAAAAGAGAAACCCCAACAGGGCGAGGTCGTTGCCGTCGGTAACGGCAAGATCCTGGAGAATGGAACCAAAGTCCCCCTGGATGTGAAAGTGGGTGATCGGGTTCTGTTTGGTAAGTATTCGGGAACGGAAGTCAGGATTGACGATGAGGAGTATCTCATCATGCGGGAAGACGAGATTCTTGCCGTTATAGAAGCAGCGGCCAAGTCCAAATCAGCGAGCAAGTGAGTTTTCCCCTATCTTTAGATAAGGAGGTGAAACGATGGCGGCAAAACTGATTGTTCATGGAGAAGAGTCCCGTCAGGCTATTCTTCGCGGTGTGAATAAGCTGGCCGATGCCGTGAAAGTGACGCTCGGCCCCAAGGGGCGGAACGTCGTCATTGAGAAGAAATTTGGTTCTCCCACGATCACCAAGGATGGTGTCACGGTGGCCAAGGAAATCGAGCTGGAGGACAAGCTCGAGAACATGGGAGCGCAGATGGTGCGGGAAGTGGCCTCGAAGACATCTGATGTGGCGGGTGACGGAACGACAACGGCGACGTTGCTGGCACAAGCAATCTTCCGGGAGGGCGTCAAGTGCGTGGCTGCCGGTGCCAATCCGATGGCTCTCAAGCGGGGCATTGACAAAGCCGTCGAGCGGGTGGTCGAGGAGATCAAAAAGATGGCCAAGCCCGTCAAGGGCGATATGATCGCTCACGTGGGAACGATCTCGGCCAATGGCGATACGACCATTGGCAACCTCATTGCGGAAGCAATGAAGAAGGTGGGTAAGGATGGCGTCATCACGGTCGAAGAAGCCAAGACGATGCAGACCGAACTGGAGGTCGTTGAGGGAATGCAGTTTGACCGGGGCTATCTCTCGCCCTATTTCGTCACCGATCCCGAACGGATGGAGTGCGTGCTGGAGGATGCTTACATCCTGATCCATGAGAAGAAGATCAGCTCGATGAAGGACCTGCTTCCGCTGCTGGAGCAGATCGCTCGAAGCGGAAAGCCGCTGCTGGTCATCGCCGAGGATGTCGAGGGAGAGGCCCTGGCGACCTTGGTGGTCAACAAGCTCCGGGGAACGCTCCAGGTCTGCGCCGTGAAGGCTCCGGGATTTGGCGATCGGCGCAAGGCCATGCTTCAGGACATCGCCATCCTGACCGGTGGAAAAGCGATCACCGAAGACCTGGGCATCAAGCTGGAGAACGTCCGCATTGAGGACCTGGGCCGGGCCAAGAAGGTGGTCGTGGACAAGGACAACACGACCATCGTCGAAGGCGCGGGCAAACCGGCAGATATTGAAGGTCGGGTTCGACAGATTCGCGCCCAGATTGAAGAGACGACCTCCGACTACGACCGGGAGAAGCTGCAAGAACGTCTGGCCAAGCTCGTTGGCGGTGTGGCGGTGATCAAAGTGGGTGCGGCCACGGAAACCGAACTGAAGGAGAAGAAGGCTCGTGTCGAAGATGCCATGCACGCCACGAAGGCGGCCGTCGAGGAAGGGATCGTTCCCGGCGGAGGCGTCGCGTTCATTCGGGCGCTGCGAGCGCTGGAGAAATTTGAACTCGAAGACCCTGACGAAAACACCGGCGTGAACATCGTGCGTCGGGCGCTCGAAGAACCTCTCCGCTGGATCGCGCAGAATGCCGGCTGGGAAGGGTCCATCGTCGTCGAGCGCGTCAAGAATGCCAAGGAGGAAAACTTCGGCTTCAATGCGCAGACGGAGGAGTTTGAGGACCTCGTCAAAGCCGGCGTCATTGATCCGGCCATGGTCACCCGCATTGCCCTCCAGAATGCGGCTTCGATCGCCGGCCTGCTGCTGACGACTGAAGCGCTTGTCTCCGAGATCCCGGAGAAGAAGAAAGAGAAGGCAGCGGTTCCCGGCGGTGACATGGAATTCTAAAGTTCCTCTCTACAACCCACCCTCCTAGGGGCTCGTCATCGAGCCCCTCCCCCTCTTTTTTGCGGTCGGCAGAAACTCTGGTCCCTCTTTCCCCTGAAAGCGGACTCCCCCGCATTGCAAGGAGAACCGTTCCCCACACCTAACAAATGAGGGGCCAACGACGAGGGTGGATTTTTTCTCCTCAGGCTTGACATTAGCAGGGCGATTGAGTAGAAATGCGGCTGACATAGGGCTGCCTCTAAGGCGGCGGAGGGTTGAGCAAAAAGTGCGCTTGTGAGAAGGGCCAGCTCGTTGCCCTCTCCGAAGTGAGAACGCGAATGAGGATCTCACGGGGAATTTTCAGGTATTCCGTCCCGACTGCTTGCGCAGAGGGGAGCGTGGCTGTTCTCCCGCTCGCCCTGTGCCATCACCCAGAGCCTGCGGGAGAGGTGTTCACGCACGGCCCCGGAGGGGCGCCGATCAGGCGTTCTGTGAGATCGAACGGTTCACAGCTCCGAGTGGCTCAGCTTCATCGGTGGGAGGGAGGCCAGAGTGACGCCAGCGGTGCGCTTTTTGCTCGTGATCGGAGTGACAGCGGCTGTGGTGGTTCCGTGCGGAATGACGTGGGGGTCTGCCGTCAGGGGGAACGAACGTCCTCCGTCGTCCGCGCCGACAAAGCTGTCCCTCATCGTTGAAGGACGGGGGCGGCATTCGCCCTCGATGACTTTTGATGATCCTCTCGATCTGTCCGGTGAGATCATCGAAGGCCTGGAGGGTCTTCATCCTGCTCCCACTCAAGGGATCGTTGCTCCCCTGACGCCGGCCACGGCGGATTTGGACGATGACGGTCAGCTCGATCTCCTTATCAAGTACGCGACGTCGGCAGGCGAAGCACTCACGCTGAGGAGGGCCAGTACCCCCACTGTTACTTCCCGCGGGC is a window of Blastocatellia bacterium DNA encoding:
- the groL gene encoding chaperonin GroEL (60 kDa chaperone family; promotes refolding of misfolded polypeptides especially under stressful conditions; forms two stacked rings of heptamers to form a barrel-shaped 14mer; ends can be capped by GroES; misfolded proteins enter the barrel where they are refolded when GroES binds) — translated: MAAKLIVHGEESRQAILRGVNKLADAVKVTLGPKGRNVVIEKKFGSPTITKDGVTVAKEIELEDKLENMGAQMVREVASKTSDVAGDGTTTATLLAQAIFREGVKCVAAGANPMALKRGIDKAVERVVEEIKKMAKPVKGDMIAHVGTISANGDTTIGNLIAEAMKKVGKDGVITVEEAKTMQTELEVVEGMQFDRGYLSPYFVTDPERMECVLEDAYILIHEKKISSMKDLLPLLEQIARSGKPLLVIAEDVEGEALATLVVNKLRGTLQVCAVKAPGFGDRRKAMLQDIAILTGGKAITEDLGIKLENVRIEDLGRAKKVVVDKDNTTIVEGAGKPADIEGRVRQIRAQIEETTSDYDREKLQERLAKLVGGVAVIKVGAATETELKEKKARVEDAMHATKAAVEEGIVPGGGVAFIRALRALEKFELEDPDENTGVNIVRRALEEPLRWIAQNAGWEGSIVVERVKNAKEENFGFNAQTEEFEDLVKAGVIDPAMVTRIALQNAASIAGLLLTTEALVSEIPEKKKEKAAVPGGDMEF
- the groES gene encoding co-chaperone GroES, which translates into the protein MNIRPLHDRVVVKRLEEQEQVRGGIIIPDTAKEKPQQGEVVAVGNGKILENGTKVPLDVKVGDRVLFGKYSGTEVRIDDEEYLIMREDEILAVIEAAAKSKSASK